A single window of Methylomarinum sp. Ch1-1 DNA harbors:
- the cmk gene encoding (d)CMP kinase, whose amino-acid sequence MNIPVLTIDGPSGAGKGTVSRAVAKKLGWHYLDSGSIYRSLAIAVLNAGVDLHNIETIVEVAQGMRLDFECGDELTVILNGDDITSRLGAETTGNTASMIAAYPEVRAVLLQKQKDFQRLPGLVADGRDMGTVVFPDAKYKIYLSASATERAKRRYKQLIEKGIGANLDQITRDIEERDRRDRERDTAPLAMAEDALYIDSSDMTIEQVIDKVINLVR is encoded by the coding sequence ATGAATATTCCCGTTTTAACCATCGATGGCCCCAGCGGGGCCGGAAAAGGAACGGTCAGCCGGGCTGTCGCCAAGAAGCTAGGCTGGCATTATCTGGACAGCGGTTCGATTTATCGCTCGCTGGCGATTGCGGTATTGAATGCCGGCGTCGATTTGCATAACATAGAGACCATTGTCGAGGTCGCGCAAGGAATGCGGTTAGACTTTGAGTGCGGCGACGAACTGACCGTGATATTGAATGGCGACGATATTACCTCTCGGCTAGGTGCGGAAACGACCGGAAATACCGCTTCCATGATTGCCGCCTATCCTGAGGTTAGGGCGGTATTGTTGCAGAAACAAAAGGATTTTCAACGACTTCCCGGGTTGGTCGCGGACGGGCGGGACATGGGCACGGTGGTGTTTCCCGATGCCAAATATAAGATCTATTTATCGGCCAGCGCCACGGAAAGGGCGAAAAGGCGATATAAACAGTTGATTGAAAAAGGAATTGGTGCTAACCTTGACCAAATCACCAGGGATATCGAAGAGCGTGATCGCCGTGATCGTGAGCGCGACACGGCGCCGCTAGCAATGGCCGAAGACGCGCTTTATATCGACTCCTCTGATATGACGATCGAGCAGGTGATAGACAAGGTGATTAATTTAGTCCGTTAG
- the aroA gene encoding 3-phosphoshikimate 1-carboxyvinyltransferase: MAQSITYTVNPGGNLRGEIRVPGDKSMSHRSIMLGSLAEGVTHVTGFLNAEDALATLQAFRAMGVEIEGPANGEVTIHGVGKHGLKQPKEPLYLGNSGTSMRLLCGLLSGQQFDSVLTGDKSLESRPMRRVTEPLALMGAKIETEVDGTAPLRIKGGVALKGIHYDLPMASAQVKSCLLLAGMYAEGQTSVTEPAPTRDHTERMLNGFSYPVKREGGKAMIDSKGSLKACDIDVPSDISSAAFFLVGASIAPDSDVTLKHVGINPTRTGVIDILRLMGANIEVMNERSVGGEPVADIRVRSSQLQGIDIPEELVPLAIDEFPVLFVAAACAEGQTRLTGAKELRVKESDRIQVMADGLQILGVDAQPTEDGMIINGSLIGGGEVDSHGDHRIAMAFSIAGLRASDTIVIRDCENVNTSFPEFRELATTLGLNLNSTS, encoded by the coding sequence ATGGCACAATCTATTACTTATACAGTTAATCCCGGCGGCAATTTGCGCGGAGAAATCAGGGTCCCGGGTGACAAGTCGATGTCGCATCGCTCGATTATGTTGGGTTCGTTGGCGGAAGGCGTCACTCATGTGACCGGCTTTCTGAATGCCGAGGATGCATTGGCGACTTTACAGGCGTTCCGTGCGATGGGGGTCGAAATTGAGGGGCCCGCCAATGGCGAGGTGACGATCCATGGGGTCGGTAAACACGGCTTGAAACAGCCAAAAGAGCCCTTATATCTGGGCAATTCCGGAACGTCGATGCGTCTGTTGTGCGGTTTGTTGTCGGGGCAGCAATTCGACAGCGTGTTGACCGGCGATAAATCGCTGGAATCGCGGCCGATGCGTCGCGTGACCGAGCCGCTGGCGCTGATGGGGGCAAAGATCGAAACCGAGGTCGACGGCACGGCGCCATTGAGGATTAAAGGGGGAGTGGCGCTGAAGGGGATTCATTACGATCTGCCTATGGCCAGCGCCCAGGTCAAATCCTGTTTGTTGCTGGCCGGCATGTACGCAGAAGGCCAAACCAGCGTCACCGAACCGGCGCCGACCCGGGATCACACCGAAAGAATGTTGAATGGCTTCTCTTATCCGGTCAAACGCGAAGGCGGTAAGGCGATGATCGATTCCAAGGGCTCGTTGAAAGCTTGTGACATCGACGTGCCCAGCGATATTTCCTCGGCCGCCTTCTTTTTGGTCGGCGCCAGTATCGCACCGGATTCCGATGTAACCTTGAAGCACGTCGGCATCAATCCGACCCGTACCGGCGTGATCGATATCTTGCGTCTGATGGGTGCGAACATCGAAGTCATGAACGAGCGTTCGGTTGGCGGTGAACCGGTCGCTGATATCCGCGTGCGTTCCAGTCAGTTGCAAGGCATCGACATTCCTGAAGAGCTGGTGCCATTGGCAATCGACGAGTTTCCGGTGCTTTTTGTCGCGGCCGCATGCGCAGAAGGGCAAACCCGTTTGACCGGCGCAAAAGAATTGCGAGTTAAGGAATCCGACCGCATTCAAGTGATGGCGGACGGCTTACAGATTCTCGGCGTCGATGCTCAGCCGACCGAGGACGGCATGATTATCAACGGCAGTCTGATCGGGGGAGGGGAAGTCGATTCTCATGGTGATCACCGCATCGCGATGGCATTTTCGATTGCCGGTTTGCGCGCCAGCGATACGATCGTCATTCGAGATTGCGAAAATGTCAATACCTCCTTTCCTGAGTTCCGGGAGTTGGCGACCACGTTAGGCCTGAACTTAAACAGTACATCATGA
- a CDS encoding prephenate dehydrogenase, giving the protein MFERLCIIGIGLIGSSVARAARKQGLCKKIDAYGREQDLANLQLAKRLNVIDDYFIDIAPAVESADCIVIATPVGAVEPVFKLLRPYWNKDAVYTDVCSTKGSVVKAATTVFGRVPTNFIPAHPIAGAECSGVDAGRADLFDNKRLIITPVEDSNVQALDKVTRFWEGLGSTVSLMEVDHHDTVLAATSHLPHILAFALVDLLGRKDEQVEIFKYAAGGFKDFSRIASSDPTMWLDICMANKQEIIPLIQQLQSELHRIQQMLEQGENQRLFETFTYAREARQRFLDQLEK; this is encoded by the coding sequence ATGTTTGAGCGCCTGTGCATCATCGGTATCGGACTGATCGGCAGTTCTGTCGCCAGAGCTGCACGCAAGCAAGGCCTGTGTAAAAAAATCGATGCCTATGGCCGGGAACAGGATCTGGCTAATCTGCAGTTGGCCAAACGGCTGAACGTGATCGATGATTATTTCATCGACATCGCGCCCGCCGTCGAATCGGCTGATTGCATCGTTATCGCTACGCCGGTCGGTGCGGTGGAGCCGGTGTTCAAACTCCTGCGACCCTATTGGAACAAAGACGCCGTTTATACCGATGTGTGCAGCACCAAGGGTAGCGTCGTTAAGGCCGCCACGACTGTGTTCGGCCGGGTTCCGACAAATTTCATCCCGGCTCATCCGATCGCCGGCGCCGAATGCAGCGGCGTCGATGCCGGCAGAGCGGATTTGTTTGACAATAAGCGATTGATCATCACTCCGGTCGAAGATTCCAATGTCCAGGCGTTGGACAAGGTGACCCGGTTCTGGGAAGGCTTGGGCTCGACCGTGTCGTTAATGGAGGTTGATCATCACGATACGGTGTTGGCGGCGACCAGCCATTTGCCACATATTTTGGCCTTCGCGTTGGTTGATTTGCTTGGACGCAAAGATGAGCAGGTCGAAATCTTCAAATACGCCGCCGGCGGTTTCAAGGATTTCAGTCGTATTGCTTCCAGCGATCCGACGATGTGGTTGGATATCTGCATGGCCAATAAACAGGAAATCATACCGCTGATTCAGCAGCTACAGTCTGAATTGCACCGAATACAACAGATGCTGGAGCAGGGCGAAAACCAGCGGCTTTTTGAAACCTTTACGTATGCCAGAGAGGCACGGCAACGTTTTCTTGATCAATTAGAAAAATAA
- the hisC gene encoding histidinol-phosphate transaminase — protein sequence MNHSITQLAVPGVQKLVPYVPGKPIEELERELGLSDIVKLASNENPLGANPRVAAAIQAALPELPRYPDGNGFKLKTALAEKLAVSTEQLTLGNGSNEILELIARTFLTPELEVVFSQHAFAVYPLVTQAVGAKARVVAAKDYGHDLTAMLAQVNDRTRLVFIANPNNPTGTLLSKEALEAFIKALPASVICVLDEAYYEYVDPQSRADALTWLAKYPNLIITRTFSKAYGLAGLRVGYSVSSAEMADLLNRVRQPFNNNMLALVAAETALADSEYLGRAIAANNAGMQQLTEAFRTLGLAWIPSAGNFVSVDLRREGEPIYQALLRKGVIVRPVANYEMPKHLRVSIGTEKENQLFIKALSEILNDV from the coding sequence ATGAATCATTCCATTACCCAATTAGCCGTTCCCGGCGTACAAAAACTCGTGCCTTATGTTCCCGGTAAGCCGATCGAAGAGCTGGAACGCGAACTAGGGCTTAGCGATATCGTCAAGCTGGCTTCCAACGAAAATCCGCTGGGCGCTAATCCCAGGGTTGCGGCGGCGATACAGGCGGCATTGCCGGAATTGCCCCGTTATCCTGACGGTAACGGCTTTAAATTGAAAACCGCGCTGGCGGAAAAGTTGGCGGTGTCGACCGAGCAGTTGACCCTCGGTAACGGCTCCAATGAAATTCTGGAGCTGATCGCCAGAACTTTCCTGACGCCGGAGCTGGAAGTGGTGTTTTCCCAGCATGCGTTTGCCGTCTATCCTTTGGTCACTCAGGCGGTCGGAGCGAAGGCCAGGGTCGTCGCCGCGAAAGACTACGGTCATGATCTGACGGCGATGTTGGCGCAGGTCAATGATCGCACCCGTCTGGTTTTCATCGCCAATCCGAATAATCCGACCGGCACCTTGCTGTCTAAAGAGGCGCTGGAAGCCTTCATCAAGGCTTTGCCCGCCTCGGTGATCTGCGTGCTCGATGAAGCCTATTATGAATATGTCGATCCGCAGTCTAGAGCGGATGCGCTGACTTGGTTGGCGAAATACCCTAACTTAATCATCACCCGTACTTTTTCGAAGGCCTATGGTTTGGCCGGCTTGCGTGTCGGTTACAGCGTGTCGTCGGCGGAAATGGCCGATTTGTTAAATCGGGTCAGACAGCCGTTCAATAACAATATGCTGGCCCTGGTCGCCGCGGAGACCGCGCTGGCCGATTCCGAATACCTGGGGCGGGCGATCGCCGCCAATAACGCCGGCATGCAGCAGTTGACCGAAGCTTTTAGGACTCTGGGCTTGGCATGGATCCCTTCGGCCGGTAATTTCGTCTCGGTTGATTTAAGGCGGGAAGGCGAGCCGATCTACCAGGCCTTATTGCGCAAAGGCGTGATCGTCCGGCCGGTGGCGAATTATGAAATGCCGAAGCATTTGCGCGTTAGCATCGGCACGGAAAAAGAAAATCAGCTGTTTATCAAGGCCTTGAGCGAAATATTAAATGATGTTTGA
- the pheA gene encoding prephenate dehydratase, with protein MTAIIPLSELREKIDAIDRQILELINQRAECAMEVARTKIAEGETNTFYRPDRETLVLRRIKELNPGPLADETAVRFFRELMSACLALEKPLEVAFLGPKGTFTQQATFKHFGHAVNDIPVPTINDIFNTVENGHCQFGVVPVENSTEGVVAHTLDRFMTSPLQICGEVEIRVHQNLMGKMNDLSGITEVFSHQQSLAQCRQWLSSYLPGVECTAVSSNAEAARLAAQSNDKAAIAGAVAAELYDLKIIEKNIEDDSNNTTRFIIIGYQQPASTGHDKTSILVSTGNQPGALHKILGPLADHGISMTHIESRPSRQGLWDYVFFIDLNGHCDDDNVAKALNALKHNVHMLKVLGSYPKAVI; from the coding sequence ATGACGGCTATTATTCCACTCTCAGAATTGCGGGAAAAAATCGATGCGATCGATCGGCAGATTCTTGAATTGATCAACCAGCGCGCCGAATGTGCGATGGAGGTTGCCAGAACCAAGATCGCCGAAGGGGAAACCAACACCTTTTATCGTCCGGACCGGGAGACGCTGGTGTTGCGGCGCATCAAGGAGTTGAATCCAGGGCCCTTGGCCGATGAGACCGCGGTGCGGTTTTTTCGTGAATTGATGTCGGCCTGTCTGGCCTTGGAAAAACCGCTGGAAGTGGCGTTTCTCGGTCCTAAAGGAACCTTTACCCAGCAGGCGACTTTCAAACACTTCGGTCATGCCGTTAATGATATACCGGTGCCGACCATCAACGATATTTTTAATACCGTGGAAAACGGTCATTGCCAGTTCGGCGTGGTGCCGGTGGAAAATTCAACCGAAGGCGTCGTCGCCCATACGTTGGACCGCTTCATGACATCGCCGCTGCAAATCTGCGGTGAAGTCGAAATCCGCGTGCATCAGAATCTGATGGGTAAGATGAACGACTTGAGCGGTATCACCGAGGTGTTTTCGCATCAACAATCGTTGGCCCAGTGTCGCCAGTGGTTGAGCAGCTATTTGCCCGGCGTCGAATGCACAGCGGTCAGCAGTAATGCCGAAGCGGCCCGTCTGGCCGCGCAGAGCAACGATAAGGCGGCCATCGCCGGAGCGGTGGCGGCGGAATTGTATGATTTGAAGATCATCGAGAAAAATATCGAGGATGATTCCAATAATACCACCCGCTTCATCATCATCGGCTATCAGCAACCTGCATCGACCGGCCATGATAAAACCTCGATCCTGGTGTCCACCGGTAACCAGCCGGGCGCGCTGCATAAGATTCTCGGTCCGTTAGCCGATCATGGCATCAGCATGACCCATATCGAGTCGCGTCCTTCGCGCCAGGGCTTGTGGGACTATGTGTTTTTTATCGATCTGAATGGGCATTGTGACGATGACAATGTCGCGAAAGCGCTCAATGCGCTGAAACATAATGTTCACATGCTGAAAGTGCTGGGTTCCTATCCCAAGGCCGTCATTTAA
- the serC gene encoding 3-phosphoserine/phosphohydroxythreonine transaminase has translation MSRIYNFSAGPSALPEAVLLQAQQEMLDWRGTGMSVMEMSHRGKHFMTIAETLYQDLRELLAIPDHYKIALLQGGATAQFSFIPLNLLNGKNKACYVNTGAWSGKAIKDASRYCQVQVSASSEDSRFTTIPERERWDIDPDAAYFHYTSNETIHGVEFPETPEVGDMPLVADMSSNILSRQFDVSRFGLIYAGAQKNMGPAGVTVVIVRDDLIGHADSSVPPVFDYQQQINNDSMLNTPATYNWYLLGLVLQWLKQQGGIAAIEQRNIDKAEKLYRAVDQSALYRNPVDKSCRSRMNVPFVLADSALDKEFLALAEKNGLGALKGHRSVGGMRASIYNAMPESGVDALIEFMAEFERTH, from the coding sequence ATGTCTCGGATTTATAATTTTAGCGCCGGACCTTCGGCATTGCCTGAAGCGGTATTATTGCAAGCCCAGCAGGAAATGCTGGACTGGCGCGGCACCGGCATGTCGGTGATGGAGATGAGTCATCGCGGCAAGCATTTCATGACCATCGCCGAAACCTTGTATCAGGATTTACGTGAGTTATTGGCGATTCCCGATCATTATAAGATCGCGCTGCTGCAGGGTGGAGCGACCGCTCAATTTTCCTTCATCCCGTTGAACCTGTTAAACGGCAAGAATAAGGCTTGTTATGTCAATACCGGCGCTTGGTCCGGCAAGGCGATCAAGGATGCAAGTCGATATTGTCAGGTGCAAGTCTCGGCCAGCTCTGAAGATAGCCGTTTTACCACGATTCCCGAGCGTGAGCGCTGGGACATCGATCCGGACGCGGCCTATTTTCACTATACATCCAATGAAACGATCCATGGCGTCGAGTTTCCAGAGACTCCGGAAGTCGGCGATATGCCGCTGGTGGCGGATATGTCATCGAATATTCTGTCGCGTCAATTCGATGTCAGTCGCTTCGGGCTGATTTATGCCGGCGCCCAGAAAAATATGGGCCCGGCGGGTGTCACCGTCGTGATCGTTCGCGATGACTTGATCGGTCATGCCGACTCCTCGGTGCCGCCGGTGTTCGATTATCAGCAGCAGATCAATAACGACTCGATGCTGAATACGCCGGCGACTTATAACTGGTATTTGCTGGGCTTGGTGTTGCAATGGTTGAAACAGCAGGGCGGTATCGCCGCCATCGAACAACGGAACATCGACAAGGCCGAAAAACTTTACCGGGCTGTCGATCAATCCGCGTTATACCGTAATCCAGTCGATAAGAGCTGCCGTTCACGCATGAACGTGCCGTTCGTATTGGCGGACAGCGCCTTGGATAAGGAATTTTTAGCCTTGGCCGAGAAAAACGGGTTAGGGGCTCTGAAAGGGCATCGCTCGGTGGGCGGCATGCGCGCCAGCATTTACAATGCGATGCCGGAGTCAGGCGTCGATGCCCTGATTGAATTTATGGCTGAATTTGAAAGAACCCATTAA
- the gyrA gene encoding DNA gyrase subunit A — translation MTDFAKEIIPVNLEDEMKQSYLDYAMSVIVGRALPDVRDGLKPVHRRVLYAMSVLGNDWNKAYKKSARVVGDVIGKYHPHGDTAVYDTIVRMAQPFSMRYMLVDGQGNFGSVDGDSPAAMRYTEVRMAKISHELLADLDKETVDFVANYDESESEPTVLPTRVPALLINGSSGIAVGMATNIPPHNLGEVIAGCLALIDDPNKTIDELMEIIPGPDFPTAGIINGASGIAEAYQTGRGRIHLRARCHFEDFGDGSRQAIIATELPYQVNKARLLEKIAEMVKEGKLEGISGLRDESDKDGMRMVIELRRGEVPEVILNNLYKQTQLQTVFGINMVALHNGRPRCLNLKEVLDAFINHRREIVTRRTLYNLRKARERAHVLEGLAVALANIDEMIELIKTSKNPAEAKQGLLSRTWNAGLVTSLLERADADRSRPEDLAPEFGLIEGVYRLSETQAQAILDLRLHRLTGLEQDKIVNEYRELLALIDEYLAILASDERLMEVIREELEEVKEQYGDERRTEILKEYLNLTAEDLITEEDVVVTMSHEGYVKSQPLDDYKAQRRGGRGKSATATKERDYVEKLVIANTHDTILCFSSLGKVYWLKVFNLPVASRASRGKPFVNLLPLEQGERINAMLTVREYSDDKFVFMATSSGTVKKTPLKEFERQRSNGKIAIDLRENDTLVGVAITDGHQKVLLFSSAGKAVCFQEEDVRPMGRTATGVRGIKLQEGQRVISLIIASEGMILNITEKGYGKRTRLEEFTCHKRGGQGLIAIQTSERNGAVVGAVLVNDGDEIMLITNGGTLVRTRVNEISVVGRNTQGVTVIRPDAGEKVVGVGRIEGLPEEEISQIDEASQVDETDDEGE, via the coding sequence ATGACAGACTTCGCCAAAGAAATTATTCCCGTTAATCTCGAAGACGAGATGAAACAATCCTATCTCGACTATGCAATGAGCGTCATTGTCGGTCGAGCGCTTCCGGATGTCAGAGACGGTTTGAAACCGGTTCACCGTCGCGTGTTGTATGCGATGAGTGTGTTGGGCAATGATTGGAACAAGGCCTACAAAAAATCCGCCCGTGTGGTCGGTGATGTGATCGGTAAATATCATCCCCATGGCGATACTGCCGTATACGACACGATCGTACGTATGGCGCAACCTTTTTCGATGCGCTATATGCTGGTGGACGGTCAGGGCAATTTCGGTTCGGTCGATGGCGACTCGCCGGCGGCGATGCGTTACACCGAGGTGCGGATGGCGAAGATCTCGCACGAGTTGCTGGCCGACCTGGACAAGGAAACCGTCGATTTTGTCGCCAATTACGATGAATCGGAATCCGAGCCGACCGTGCTGCCAACAAGGGTGCCGGCATTGCTGATCAATGGTTCGTCAGGCATCGCCGTGGGTATGGCGACCAATATTCCGCCGCATAATCTGGGCGAAGTCATCGCCGGTTGCCTGGCGCTGATCGATGATCCGAACAAAACGATTGATGAATTGATGGAGATTATTCCCGGTCCGGATTTTCCCACCGCCGGCATCATCAATGGCGCATCCGGTATCGCCGAGGCCTATCAGACCGGTCGCGGCAGGATACATTTGCGTGCGCGCTGTCATTTCGAGGATTTCGGCGATGGCAGCCGTCAGGCCATCATCGCGACGGAGTTGCCATACCAAGTCAACAAGGCTCGGTTGTTGGAAAAGATCGCCGAGATGGTCAAGGAAGGCAAGTTGGAGGGCATTTCCGGGCTGCGCGACGAGTCCGACAAGGACGGCATGCGCATGGTCATCGAATTGCGCCGCGGCGAAGTGCCTGAAGTTATCTTGAATAATCTGTATAAGCAAACCCAGTTGCAGACCGTATTCGGCATCAATATGGTCGCCCTGCATAATGGCCGCCCACGCTGTTTGAATCTTAAGGAGGTGCTTGACGCCTTCATTAATCATCGCCGCGAAATCGTTACCCGCAGAACCCTATATAACCTACGCAAGGCCAGGGAAAGAGCGCATGTGCTGGAAGGTCTGGCGGTCGCATTGGCCAATATCGATGAGATGATCGAGTTGATCAAGACCTCGAAAAATCCCGCCGAGGCTAAGCAAGGCTTGTTGAGCAGAACCTGGAATGCCGGTTTGGTGACTTCTTTGCTGGAAAGAGCCGATGCCGACCGTTCGCGTCCTGAAGATTTGGCGCCGGAATTCGGTTTGATCGAGGGCGTCTATCGGCTTTCCGAGACCCAGGCGCAAGCGATACTGGACCTGAGGCTGCATCGCCTGACCGGACTGGAGCAAGATAAAATCGTCAATGAATACAGGGAGTTGTTGGCGTTGATCGATGAATATCTGGCTATCCTCGCCAGCGACGAGCGTTTGATGGAAGTCATCCGGGAAGAGCTGGAAGAGGTCAAAGAACAATATGGCGACGAAAGACGCACCGAAATCCTGAAAGAATATCTGAATCTGACCGCGGAAGATTTGATCACCGAGGAAGACGTGGTTGTCACGATGTCTCACGAGGGTTATGTCAAATCCCAGCCGCTGGACGATTACAAAGCGCAGCGCCGCGGCGGGCGCGGCAAGTCAGCCACGGCGACCAAAGAACGGGATTATGTGGAAAAGCTGGTGATTGCCAACACCCATGACACCATCTTGTGTTTCTCCTCGCTGGGTAAGGTCTATTGGCTGAAGGTCTTTAATCTGCCGGTCGCCAGCCGGGCCTCGCGAGGCAAGCCTTTCGTCAATTTATTGCCGTTGGAGCAAGGGGAAAGAATCAACGCGATGCTGACGGTGCGCGAATACAGCGACGACAAGTTTGTGTTCATGGCGACGTCGTCCGGCACCGTGAAGAAAACACCGCTGAAGGAATTTGAACGGCAACGCAGTAACGGTAAAATTGCGATAGATTTGCGCGAAAACGATACTTTGGTCGGCGTCGCCATTACCGATGGCCACCAGAAAGTGCTGTTGTTCAGCAGCGCAGGTAAGGCTGTTTGTTTCCAGGAAGAAGATGTGCGTCCGATGGGAAGAACGGCGACTGGAGTCCGAGGCATTAAGCTGCAGGAAGGGCAGCGGGTCATTTCCTTGATCATCGCCAGTGAAGGCATGATCTTGAATATCACCGAAAAGGGCTATGGCAAAAGAACCCGATTGGAAGAATTCACTTGTCATAAGCGCGGCGGACAAGGTTTGATCGCGATACAGACCTCGGAGCGCAATGGCGCGGTGGTCGGCGCGGTGCTGGTCAACGATGGCGACGAAATCATGTTGATCACCAATGGCGGCACGCTGGTTCGCACCCGAGTCAACGAAATCTCCGTCGTCGGCAGGAACACGCAGGGCGTCACCGTTATCCGCCCCGACGCCGGCGAGAAAGTGGTTGGCGTGGGTCGCATAGAAGGCTTGCCGGAAGAAGAAATCTCTCAGATAGATGAAGCGTCTCAAGTCGATGAGACCGATGATGAAGGAGAATAA